From the Clupea harengus chromosome 15, Ch_v2.0.2, whole genome shotgun sequence genome, one window contains:
- the brms1lb gene encoding breast cancer metastasis-suppressor 1-like protein-A isoform X1 yields the protein MPVHAREKKETNHEDMEVDYPEQDASSSDEEDTVSSSVSEDGDSSEMDDEDCERRRLECLDEMTNLEKQFTDLKDQLYKERLSQVDLKLQEVIAGNAPEYLEPLATLQENMQIRTKVAGIYRELCLESVRNKYDCEMQAASQHWESEKLLLFDTVQSELEEKIRRLEEDRHSIDITSELWNDGVQSKKNKKKDPFTSGKKKKPVLVSGPYIVYMLQDLDILEDWTAIRKAMASMGPHRMKVDVPSKPEKHHHVARSEDGRLFYDNKWYSRGQAICINRKDECPTSAIITTINHDEIWFKRLDGSKSKLYISQLQKGKYTIKHS from the exons ATGCCAGTCCACGCCCgtgaaaagaaagaaaccaaCCACGAGGATATGGAGGTGGATTATCCAGAGCAAGACGCAAGCAGTTCTGACGAGGAAGATACTGTAAGCTCATCTGTTTCTGAAGATGGAGACAGTTCAG AAATGGACGATGAAGActgtgagaggaggaggctggaATGCCTTGACGAAATGACAAACCTTGAGAAGCAGTTCACGGACCTCAAAGATCA ATTGTACAAAGAGAGACTGAGTCAAGTTGACCTCAAGCTGCAGGAAGTCATTGCTGGCAATGCTCCGGAGTACTTAGAACCTCTTGCCACCCTCCAAGAAAATATGCAGATCAGAACCAAAGTAGCAG GCATTTATCGTGAGCTCTGCCTAGAGTCTGTGAGGAATAAGTATGACTGTGAGATGCAGGCTGCCAGTCAACACTGGGAG AGTGAGAAGCTGCTGCTGTTCGATACGGTTCAAagtgagctggaggagaagataAGACGCCTGGAGGAAGATCGGCACAGTATAGATATTACCTCAG aATTATGGAATGATGGCGTGCAGTCCaaaaagaataagaagaaggATCCATTCACCTCtggcaagaagaagaagcctgTCCTTGTATCAG GGCCATATATTGTTTACATGTTGCAAGACTTGGATATACTTGAAGACTGGACAGCAATACGAAAG GCAATGGCTTCTATGGGACCACACAGAATGAAAGTGGATG TTCCATCAAAGCCTGAGAAGCATCACCACGTTGCTCGCTCGGAGGATGGGCGTCTGTTCTACGATAACAAGTGGTACTCCAGAGGACAGGCCATCTGCATCAACAGGAAGGACGAGTGCCCTACCAG tgcCATCATTACCACCATCAACCATGATGAGATCTGGTTTAAACGGCTGGATGGCAGCAAATCAAAGCTTTACATCTCACAGTTGCAGAAAGGAAAATACACCATCAAGCACTCCTAG
- the brms1lb gene encoding breast cancer metastasis-suppressor 1-like protein-A isoform X2: MPVHAREKKETNHEDMEVDYPEQDASSSDEEDTVSSSVSEDGDSSEMDDEDCERRRLECLDEMTNLEKQFTDLKDQLYKERLSQVDLKLQEVIAGNAPEYLEPLATLQENMQIRTKVAGIYRELCLESVRNKYDCEMQAASQHWESEKLLLFDTVQSELEEKIRRLEEDRHSIDITSELWNDGVQSKKNKKKDPFTSGKKKKPVLVSGPYIVYMLQDLDILEDWTAIRKAMASMGPHRMKVDVPSKPEKHHHVARSEDGRLFYDNKWYSRGQAICINRKDECPTR, encoded by the exons ATGCCAGTCCACGCCCgtgaaaagaaagaaaccaaCCACGAGGATATGGAGGTGGATTATCCAGAGCAAGACGCAAGCAGTTCTGACGAGGAAGATACTGTAAGCTCATCTGTTTCTGAAGATGGAGACAGTTCAG AAATGGACGATGAAGActgtgagaggaggaggctggaATGCCTTGACGAAATGACAAACCTTGAGAAGCAGTTCACGGACCTCAAAGATCA ATTGTACAAAGAGAGACTGAGTCAAGTTGACCTCAAGCTGCAGGAAGTCATTGCTGGCAATGCTCCGGAGTACTTAGAACCTCTTGCCACCCTCCAAGAAAATATGCAGATCAGAACCAAAGTAGCAG GCATTTATCGTGAGCTCTGCCTAGAGTCTGTGAGGAATAAGTATGACTGTGAGATGCAGGCTGCCAGTCAACACTGGGAG AGTGAGAAGCTGCTGCTGTTCGATACGGTTCAAagtgagctggaggagaagataAGACGCCTGGAGGAAGATCGGCACAGTATAGATATTACCTCAG aATTATGGAATGATGGCGTGCAGTCCaaaaagaataagaagaaggATCCATTCACCTCtggcaagaagaagaagcctgTCCTTGTATCAG GGCCATATATTGTTTACATGTTGCAAGACTTGGATATACTTGAAGACTGGACAGCAATACGAAAG GCAATGGCTTCTATGGGACCACACAGAATGAAAGTGGATG TTCCATCAAAGCCTGAGAAGCATCACCACGTTGCTCGCTCGGAGGATGGGCGTCTGTTCTACGATAACAAGTGGTACTCCAGAGGACAGGCCATCTGCATCAACAGGAAGGACGAGTGCCCTACCAGGTAG
- the nfkbiaa gene encoding nuclear factor of kappa light polypeptide gene enhancer in B-cells inhibitor, alpha a, whose translation MDIRLDNGNQMDYLDEMDPKHRKMFPSQDERIDSGLDSFKSGEISLLEEEFQTLNMVETRTESYCEPWKQQSTEDGDTFLHLAIIHEAEDQAIQMIKQCHKDPFLNTQNNQRQTPLHLAVITEQHKLVDCLLKAGCDSRLVDHRGNTALHIACKKGSMTSFGLLTQVPPASHLRFILNFPNYNGHNCLHLVSIHGFLSMVEVLIQLGADVNSKEKCSGRTALHLAVDLQNLALVDQLITLGADVNSLTYGGFTPYHLTFGRQNGEIQQQLYVRTAQDLRELPESESEDSDEDSMSEDDLYDDILFGGKSSPAL comes from the exons ATGGATATTCGACTTGATAACGGCAACCAAATGGATTATCTGGATGAAATGGAcccaaaacacaggaaaatGTTCCCATCTCAAGATGAGCGCATCGACAGTGGATTAGACTCATTTAAATCGGGAGAAATCTCACTTCTTGAGGAGGAGTTTCAGACTTTAAATATGGTTGAAACAAGAACAGAATCCTACTGTGAACCCTGGAAACAGCAATCAACAGAAGACGGTGACAC GTTTCTCCACCTCGCCATTATTCACGAAGCAGAAGACCAAGCCATTCAGATGATTAAACAATGTCACAAAGACCCATtcctgaacacacagaacaaccaAAGACAG ACTCCCCTTCATCTGGCCGTGATAACAGAACAACATAAGCTGGTCGACTGTCTCCTGAAAGCCGGCTGTGATTCTCGGTTAGTGGACCACAGAGGAAACACAGCTCTGCACATTGCCTGCAAGAAGGGCTCCATGACCTCTTTCGGCCTTCTCACGCAAGTGCCACCTGCCAGTCACTTGCGGTTCATCCTCAACTTCCCAAATTATAATG GACACAACTGCCTCCACTTGGTCTCGATCCACGGTTTCCTCTCAATGGTTGAAGTCCTAATTCAGTTAGGGGCAGATGTAAACTCCAAA gaAAAGTGCAGTGGCCGAACGGCACTCCATCTCGCTGTGGACCTCCAGAACCTCGCACTTGTGGATCAGCTGATTACTCTGGGAGCTGATGTCAACAGCCTGACCTACGGGGGGTTCACACCATACCACCTGACGTTTGGTCGACAGAATGGCGAGATCCAGCAGCAGCTGTACGTCAGGACGGCGCAGGACCTCAGAGAACTGCCAGAGAGCGAATCTGAAGACAGCGATGAAGATTCCATGTCTGAGGATGAT TTGTATGACGACATTCTTTTTGGAGGAAAGTCATCTCCGGCTCTCTGA